The genomic window AGGAAGAACGCTGGAAGGCCACCTACACGTTCGGCAGATTGGAAGGCCGGCTCACCCTCAGTTTGTCGGGCAACACCCGTCGTGTCGCGCAAGCGCCGCGGCTCGGGCCTCCTGGTTGTCTGGCCACGGTAAAGGCGAACGCATTGGGCGTTCGTCTTTACCGTTATTACCACAAGCGCGGCGCTCTTCTCGCCACAAGCGCAAGCGACATGGCACCACGACCTGCGCCGGCACGGCGCTCACACCTGCCGAAAGAGGCGTACGACTTCTAGCCGAATAGGCGCCAATCAAGAGAAACGGGGATCGCCGACATCGTCCACCCCGGCGGGAAACCCTCTTCTCCTGCAAGCAACGAAGCCCCCGACCGCAGACGTTGAGCGTCTGGAGTCGGGGGCTTCGTTCATTCAGGGTAGCCCGGACGGGCCTATATGGAAGGAATGTTGCCTTAGAGCAGAAAAGCGACTACGGCCAATACAAGGAATACAACTAATAGGATGCGTGCGATGGACGCCGAGGCGCCGGCGACGCCGCCAAATCCAAAAAAACCTGCGATGACGGCGACGATCAGAAAAACAATGGCTAGGGACAACATGATAATCCTCCTGGGATGGTTTCTAGTGGCCTACTTGCGATCGATGAATACACCTGACACGACCACTTTATGGGGATAACTTACACCACCATCGAAAAGACGCCCGTAGGCCGCTGTCTCGTTGTGCGTCGGATTTTGTAGGAGATGGTGTGTAGGCACATGCCTACACTGGGACGTAGGGCGTAGGGCGATATTGCCTCTATCAAGGTTGACACGATCTTTGCCCGATGGGCCATTGGAACGTGCGCCGGGTCGGTAGCGACGAAAACAAACGGCACGCGTGACGGGTTAACACAACGCGTCCTGTCACGCCGGCCGACCGCCGTTCATACGGCCCCCACTGTCAACACAACTCACTCTTCGATGCCTGATCGATCGACTGCCGAGCACCGACGCCTCGCCGAATCCGAGGCGCGTCAAGCAGATTGGAAGAACTGGGGCCCCTATGTCAGCGAGCGCGCCTGGGGCACTGTCCGCGAGGATTATAGTCCGGATGGCGAGGCCTGGGAGTATTTCC from Rhodothermales bacterium includes these protein-coding regions:
- a CDS encoding DUF1328 family protein is translated as MLSLAIVFLIVAVIAGFFGFGGVAGASASIARILLVVFLVLAVVAFLL